A stretch of Henckelia pumila isolate YLH828 chromosome 4, ASM3356847v2, whole genome shotgun sequence DNA encodes these proteins:
- the LOC140866973 gene encoding WUSCHEL-related homeobox 8-like has protein sequence MASSNKHWPSMFKSKPCNSAHYQWRPHDLNSSSFMSLAYHRTPYSPVPGCEERTPEPKPRWNPRPEQIRILEAIFNSGMVNPPRDEIRKIRVQLQEYGQVGDANVFYWFQNRKSRSKHKQRLQQLNTSKSNLQHTIQASSSSSSDKSSPNNSADIQKALPIGSSTVIDLINSPTASVNQTFLPAVPNEFLAEPFFFPVNQNTTVGPSAASAAALAQGFCFSDASTDHHGIGNGTSTFLLSEQLMLMNNDSLKKDEEEKIKLHQLLCDDTVATAPNNADNGLFTPSLAVPSPTTDHNLQGTGEMGPTTKSTVFINDVCFEVGSGPFNVKQAFGDDAVLIQSWGQPVLTNEWGITLQPLCHGQFYYLLRAFTHDHHRTQLHLK, from the exons ATGGCTTCGTCAAACAAACACTGGCCTAGCATGTTCAAGTCCAAACCCTGCAACTCTGCACATTACCAATGGCGGCCGCATGACTTAAACTCCTCCTCTTTCATGTCACTTGCTTACCACAGAACCCCTTACTCACCAG TTCCTGGATGTGAAGAGAGAACCCCAGAGCCGAAACCAAGGTGGAACCCCAGACCGGAGCAAATTCGCATACTTGAAGCAATATTTAATTCCGGGATGGTGAATCCTCCAAGGGATGAGATAAGAAAGATTAGGGTTCAATTGCAAGAGTATGGCCAAGTTGGAGATGCTAATGTTTTCTACTGGTTTCAGAACAGGAAATCAAGAAGCAAGCATAAGCAACGCCTGCAGCAACTAAATACAAGCAAATCTAATCTGCAACATACAATCCAAGCTTCTTCATCGTCCTCTTCCGATAAATCTTCTCCAAATAATTCCGCAGATATTCAAAAAGCACTTCCTATCGGTTCTAGTACAGTGATTGATTTGATAAATTCTCCGACTGCTTCTGTGAACCAAACCTTTCTCCCAGCAGTACCGAACGAGTTCTTGGCCGAACCCTTCTTTTTTCCCGTGAATCAAAACACTACCGTAGGTCCATCAGCTGCTTCCGCCGCCGCATTAGCACAAGGGTTTTGCTTTTCCGATGCATCCACTGATCATCACGGTATTGGGAATGGAACGAGTACTTTTCTTCTTAGTGAACAACTCATGCTGATGAATAATGATTCTCTAAAGAAGGATGAAGAAGAAAAGATCAAACTCCATCAACTTCTTTGTGACGACACTGTAGCTACAGCTCCAAATAATGCTGATAATGGCCTTTTCACTCCATCTCTCGCTGTTCCATCCCCCACTACTGATCACAATCTTCAAG GTACAGGAGAAATGGGCCCGACTACGAAATCGACGGTGTTTATCAATGATGTGTGCTTCGAGGTGGGATCGGGACCGTTCAACGTGAAACAGGCATTTGGAGATGACGCAGTGCTTATACAGTCATGGGGGCAACCTGTTCTAACAAATGAGTGGGGGATTACCTTGCAACCCCTCTGCCATGGCCAATTCTACTACCTCTTGCGAGCTTTCACTCATGATCATCACAGAACCCAGCTTCATTTG AAATAG